One window of the Manihot esculenta cultivar AM560-2 chromosome 14, M.esculenta_v8, whole genome shotgun sequence genome contains the following:
- the LOC110599631 gene encoding piriformospora indica-insensitive protein 2, which translates to MKSFITTNQVILMLLCLLVWCSGEAENDAAPMEKGEQAVLYSAIQGFVGNWWNGSDLYPDPCGWTPIQGVSCDIFDGLWYVTDLSIGPIHDNSLDCAPNAEFRPQLFKLKHLRSLSFFSCFMSPFKYPITIPSKKWEKLAGNLEKLEFRSNPGLVGQVPSSFGGLTKLQSLVLLENGLSGELPRNLVELSNLKRLVLAGNRFNGRIPDSFGGLSQLLILDLSRNSLSGSLPSSFGSLSSLLKLDLSNNLLEGKLPVEFGYLKNLTLLDLRNNKFSGGLINSLQEMGSLEEMAMSNNPIGGDLQAIEWHNLENLAILDLSNIGLTGTIPVSLAKLRNLRFLGLCDNNLTGNLSPKLETLPSVSALYLNGNNLTGELQFSERFYRKMGRRFGAWNNPNLCFPVGLISTSHVPYGVKPCQQKVTLLEPHSDSKLYNGKLNQSSHLMVSLGFSSYTIDGFWWVTLQIIVTFLLLGSFQSYLFGNIA; encoded by the exons ATGAAGAGCTTTATCACCACTAATCAAGTCATCTTGATGTTACTTTGTTTGCTCGTTTGGTGCTCTGGTGAAGCAGAAAATGATGCTGCTCCAATGGAGAAAGGGGAGCAAGCAGTGCTGTACTCTGCTATACAAGGTTTTGTTGGAAACTGGTGGAATGGTTCAGATCTCTATCCGGATCCCTGTGGATGGACTCCTATTCAG GGAGTCTCTTGTGATATCTTTGATGGGCTTTGGTAtgttactgacttgagcattgGTCCTATTCATGACAATTCTCTTGATTGTGCTCCAAATGCTGAGTTTAGGCCACAACTCTTTAAGCTTAAGCACCTGAGATCTCTATCGTTCTTCAGCTGCTTTATGTCACCCTTCAAATATCCCATCACCATTCCTAGCAAAAAGTGGGAAAAACTTGCAGGCAACTTGGAAAAACTAGAGTTTAGATCGAACCCTGGTCTTGTTGGACAAGTTCCTAGCAGTTTTGGTGGCCTAACTAAGCTGCAGTCTCTAGTGCTACTAGAAAATGGTTTATCTGGCGAATTGCCAAGAAATTTAGTTGAATTATCCAACTTGAAGAGGCTAGTTCTTGCTGGTAACCGTTTTAATGGTAGGATTCCAGATAGTTTCGGTGGGTTAAGTCAGCTGTTAATCTTGGATTTAAGCAGGAATTCGCTATCTGGGtctttgccttctagttttggAAGCCTGTCTTCACTTTTGAAGCTTGATCTGAGCAACAATCTGCTGGAGGGGAAACTGCCAGTAGAGTTTGGTTATCTGAAGAATTTGACACTGTTGGACCTAAGAAACAACAAATTCTCCGGTGGGTTAATCAATTCACTTCAGGAAATGGGTTCCTTGGAAGAGATGGCCATGTCAAACAACCCTATTGGTGGAGACCTCCAAGCCATAGAGTGGCATAACTTAGAGAATTTAGCTATTTTGGACCTCTCTAACATAGGCTTGACAGGTACAATTCCCGTCTCCCTTGCTAAGTTGAGAAATTTGAGATTTTTGGGTCTTTGTGACAACAATCTCACTGGGAATCTCTCACCAAAGCTAGAAACTTTGCCTAGTGTTAGTGCGCTGTACCTAAATGGAAACAATCTGACAGGAGAGCTCCAATTCTCTGAAAGATTTTACAGGAAAATGGGTAGGCGTTTTGGGGCTTGGAATAATCCAAATCTGTGTTTCCCAGTTGGGCTAATCTCAACAAGCCATGTCCCATATGGAGTAAAACCATGCCAACAAAAGGTCACATTACTTGAACCTCATTCAGATTCCAAGTTGTACAATGGCAAATTGAATCAGAGTTCCCATTTAATGGTCTCTTTGGGATTCTCAAGCTACACTATTGATGGGTTTTGGTGGGTTACGCTTCAGATAATTGTGACGTTTCTACTTTTGGGTAGCTTCCAATCGTACCTTTTTGGGAACATAGCTTAG